In Microplitis demolitor isolate Queensland-Clemson2020A chromosome 9, iyMicDemo2.1a, whole genome shotgun sequence, one genomic interval encodes:
- the LOC103568613 gene encoding methionine--tRNA ligase, cytoplasmic — protein MSTPTIESNQKQCKISQENNLKDKESEEMLITEDELNAIKNNWLTKTQLTSNKLEYPVLPKKEARNILITSALPYVNNIPHLGNIIGCVLSADIFARYCRQRNYNTLYIGGTDEYGTATEAKVLEEKMSCKEICDKYYNIHDEVYRWFNIAFDRFGRTTTKEQTEVVQDFFLRVKDEGFIFTDTVDQLRCENCEKFLADRFVEGTCPDCKYEDARGDQCDGCGHLINAPELINPRCKLCNQTPVIKSSEHFFLDLPKIEPKVKEWVAEAESKWSSVARAIAKPWLRDGLKSRCITRDIKWGIPVPLEGYEDKVFYVWFDAPLGYLSISKNYHKDYEQWWKPEKEMDVSLYQFMAKDNVPFHAIMFPASLLAANQGYILVKHIMAVEYLNYEDTKFSKSRGVGVFGTDARDTGIPADVWRFYLAYVRPEGQDTNFNWTDLATKTNSELLNNFGNFVNRSLAFAEKNYDGVIQEMELRDEEYNLLAHVQRELTQYNLLMEQAKLRDSLKLILSISKLGNQYLQAQQPWAKIKGNDDDKKIAGTVSGICCNLSCLLSSLIGPFMPMISLALRSQLGLESHYGLIPDTVTILLEPGHKIGKSFPLFTRITDKEIQAYRDKFGGVKEEKVKKNKKTQKQSKQNKNPVAELEKSMADLKN, from the exons atgagTACCCCAACTATTGAAAGTAATCAAAAACAATGCAAA ATAAgccaagaaaataatttaaaagataaagagTCAGAAGAAATGTTGATAACTGAAGATGaattaaatgcaattaaaaataattggctGACAAAAACACAATTGACATCCAATAAATTAGAATATCCAGTGCTACCTAAAAAAGAGGCACGTAATATTTTGATAACCTCAGCACTACCGTATGTTAATAATATTCCGCATTTAGGAAATATAATTGGCTGTGTACTGTCAGCAGATATTTTTGCTCGTTATTGTCGTCAGAGAAATTATAACACCTTGTACATAGGAGGTACTGATGAATATGGTACCGCTACGGAAGCTAAAGTACTTGAAGAAAAGATGTCATGCAAAGAaatatgtgataaatattacaatattcaTGACGAAGTTTACCGCTGGTTCAATATCGCATTCGATCGTTTTGGACGTACGACTACTAAAGAACAAACGGAGGTTGTTCAAGATTTTTTCCTGAGAGTTAAAGACGAGGGGTTCATTTTCACTGATACAGTTGATCAGCTGCGATGTGAgaactgtgaaaaatttttggccgATCGTTTCGTCGAGGGAACTTGTCCTGATTGTAAATATGAGGATGCGAGAGGTGACCAGTGTGATGGCTGTGGTCATCTGATTAATGCTCCGGAATTAATTAATCCGAGATGTAAATTGTGCAACCAGACACCGGTCATTAAATCCTCGGAACATTTCTTTTTGGATCTTCCTAAG attgaaCCAAAAGTTAAAGAATGGGTCGCAGAAGCCGAGAGTAAATGGTCATCGGTAGCCAGAGCAATAGCAAAACCCTGGTTGCGTGATGGATTGAAATCACGTTGCATTACCCGTGATATTAAATGGGGAATACCAGTCCCACTGGAGGGATACGAAGACAAAGTATTTTACGTTTGGTTCGATGCACCTCTTGGTTATTTGAGTATCTCCAAAAATTACCACAAAGACTACGAACAGTGGTGGAAACCTGAAAAGGAAATGGATGTTTCATTGTATCAATTCATGGCTAAAGATAACGTACCCTTCCACGCAATAATGTTCCCCGCATCTCTGCTAGCTGCTAATCAAGGATATATTCTTGTGAAGCACATCATGGCCGTCGAGTATCTTAATTACGAAGATACTAAATTCTCAAAGTCACGTGGTGTTGGCGTTTTTGGCACTGACGCACGTGATACTGGAATACCTGCTGATGTTTGGAGATTTTATTTAGCGTATGTCCGTCCCGAAGGTCAAGATACGAATTTCAACTGGACTGATTTAGCGACTAAAACCAATAGTGaactattgaataattttggcAATTTTGTTAacag atcTCTTGCatttgctgaaaaaaattacgatggGGTAATCCAAGAAATGGAACTACGTGACGAGGAATACAATTTATTGGCCCATGTACAACGTGAATTAACACAATATAACTTATTAATGGAACAAGCTAAGCTTCGTGAtagtttgaaattaattttatcgatatCCAAGCTCGGTAACCAGTATCTGCAAGCACAGCAACCCTGGGCTAAGATTAAAGGAAATGATGACGACAA aaaaattgCTGGAACAGTTTCGGGTATTTGTTGCAATTTAAGTTGTCTTCTGTCATCGCTGATTGGTCCATTTATGCCCATGATATCACTTGCTTTGAGATCTCAACTAGGTCTTGAATCTCATTACGGATTAATACCGGACACGGTGACGATTTTATTGGAACCGGGACATAAAATTGGCAAATCATTTCCGCTGTTCACTAGAATCACTGACAAAGAAATTCAAGCTTACCGTGATAAATTCGGTGGCgttaaagaagaaaaagttaagaaaaataaaaaaactcagaAGCAAagcaaacaaaataaaaacccAGTGGCTGAATTAGAAAAATCAATGGCCGATTTGAAgaattaa